The Acanthopagrus latus isolate v.2019 chromosome 1, fAcaLat1.1, whole genome shotgun sequence genomic interval TAATGTTGTCTGGTCCAACAGAATCCAGCCAACACTGAGGAGACCACCTGACAAACTGTAATCATAtcttattataataataatatctttatataaaatgttgtaTTCTAATTGCATAGATTCTCTCATGACAGCATttagtatttttatttgtaatttgtcaCAAGATACATTCAGATGTATTTGTGCTTTCATTGATTGTTGCTTTACACATTTCTATCAGTTAAATTCCTAACTGCTATTAATTATTAACCTCTCTAGATTGAACGCTTTGAATGCTGTCAAATACGTTAAAACACAATGTGTTGAATGAAGCGGTGGTTCTGGCATCAGGCCCGGTCAGCTGTCGCTCTACAACAACACAGGGCTGGAGAAAGAAATGTCAGTTCATGATACGCAAGCAAGCAAAGTTTATTTATACTGGACCTGTCACAGACACCAGGCACACAGCGCTTCACAGtcagacaaagtaaaaatagagtaaaaacaacaaattcaagATAAAATCGACATCAAAGGCTCAAATGCCCGTCTGAAACAGAGGGTTtttagctgctttttaaaagagTCCACAGAATCAAACATGCAGGGAGACTAATCCAAAGCTCGGTGGCTTCTGGTTGAGTCTTGACATGCGTCCGAGGAACCCTGGGTAGAGGACGTGAGGTGTAGAAGCTCACTCATAGTATAAGATATGCTCATAAATGAGCACCAAACCCTATATTGCGTGAGGAGCCTGGCAGCAGCATTTTGGACAGTTTGTAGACGTGTAATGAGGATTTGCTtctgcaggtgaggagagaacaGCTGTAGTCTAAGCGGGAGGAGATGAATCCATGTATCAGCATCTCAGTTTCTTGTTTTGCAGGACAAAAAGCAGGATTGGGTCATCTTAACGTAGGCATCACAACTCATGGAGTGGTCAAAGATTATGCCATGATTATGCAGACTGGGTTGACAGGATGAAGACAGGGACACACGTTTTTGTCTGATATCTGAATGCAGGTTTTTCAGGGACAACAAGTTTTATCTGCTATTAGCTGCCGAAAGATATTCACCATCCAGCTCCCAGTGGGGTTTAAACAGTGTTCCTGAACAGACAGTTTATGGAGCTCATCGGCTTTAAATGAGAAAACAGTTGGTTGTCATCAGTGTATAAATGGTAAGAAATGTTGCtgaacaaagcagcagagagaagaaccACTCTAATGTTACACAAggcaaatgatttttttattgtggagtgttgaggatgagttcagcctgaggagtgaagctgctgtctaaTCTGATggtacagcagcttcactcctgtaTTTGTTGTCAGagggcagcagacagactgtAGCTGGGTGGATGTcgtcttttagtatctttgggctctgatcagacatttcacttcactgatgtctctggtgctctgtagatggtaccagtgatgttctggatGGTTTTAATCAGcccgctgtagagccttcctgtcctgggccgtgaTGAACCATGATGGAGAGTTTGTGGTgtttctattgctcctctgtaaaagatGACCAGGATCGTGATCTGGAATCAATCCATCCTGAGTTCTTTTAAAAGTAGAGCCGTTGTAATGTGTGATGATTTCCAGCAGCACAacactcaacaatcagctccgTGGTTCTGCTGTCATCGAGCGgtagattgttctctgtgcaccactctGCAAGACTGTTGTCAACTATTTTGACAAACCCTGTCAAAACAAACCCTGCCGTAGCCTCccaaatgtgcatgtgttgctttaatttgtcGTTTGAAATGCTAAAATTAATATATTTGAGATTTGGTCTATTGGTTTATCAAAAGAAGTGATTTGAAACAGTCTTTATCAGGTTAAAATGGGCATTCAATTTACGGCAATTGATCAAGACCATACAATAGATAGCTTCTCTACTAGATTGCTGATTTCCTTCCAGTATGAACTGTAATCTTGTTTAAAATGTGGCTGATGACATGCGTACTTCGCAGTAGAGTTCTCCtgatgtctgggagtgcagtcgtgggtgtacagtgtgaacaggaggtTCTGGTGTTAACgtagaggaggtgtgactgccaGTTCAAACTCTCTTGTACTACAAGTGGCACAGTGGTCAGCAATGTTGCCTCACAGGAAGAGGGGGCCTTTCTTCTGGTTTCCCCCACATACTGTAAAAACAGAGCCCAGTTTGCTTAAATGCAGGTACCTagtttcactttgttgttgtatgtatttatgattGTATATGATGAACAtggattcttcttcttcttcttcttcttcttcttcttcttcttcttcttcttcatactgcttttgtcctctttctcttcctcacagCACCATGAACATCGGAGGCATCGTCTTCCCTCTGGAGCAGCAGTCTCGAGACGAGGAGTCGGTAGTTTATCACGCCCAGTACGACACTGAGGGCGTCCCACACACCAAGAGTGGAGACCGGCAACCAGTCCAAGTCAGTATGGAGGTAAGACAGCAGAGTTCTGTCAGAGGATGTTTGCAACTGGAATCAACTTGATCTCAGGTGATTCAACACAAGTGTAGACGACCACCAAGATGTTGATGGATGCAACctgctcatgttagcagcacTGTCTGTTTCAACTGATCCATCCATTGAACCAGTTACCACagcatcaccagactcccttaacaaatcatctgatttaagagttgtttcatgaggagaaacttaacacactttctcactctgtctctgacagattctaactcattgtgtccttgttgtaaattcagcattatatgagaagctgaagttgtttgtctccttgtaaaaagtgtcagtttgtggcagcatgtctgtaccagcctgtctgcttctgtgtctaaagtgctaaagtcttacctgccaacattgatcagctgtttgaacacactgtttacactgatttcaccatttacactctatttatgaaagaagaaacatgttattgatctaaacatgtcacatgttacaaagacactaaacaggaacaatataggtgacttctttgtccccgtggagaaagtccccagactcccttaacaaatgtgttagTTTAGTGAGTTGATGAGTTGGAGacactctgtgaaactctgtctctgactcattctgcattatttggaccttcttgttaattcagcaaatgttctacatgaacttctttctgtctttgagtagaaacattgTGTCCTTTTGTACCAGTGATGTACATGTTAACTTGAGTGTAGAAATGAGATCTGATCACTACCAGGTATGAACATATTGACGGTGACCTCCGATATGTCATCAGATGACTGTGGTGAAgtgaaatgcagaaatgtgactCAGGGCATTCTTTATCTATAAATTCAACGAACTTAACCATCATTTTGATATTCAATCAgtaatttctgtttctgttcagtttaaCAAGGCAGGAACGTTCGAGACTGTCTGGCAGGCGAAATACTACAACTATTACAAGAGGGAGCACTGCCAGTTCGGCAACAAATTCAGCAGCATCGAGTACGAATGCAAGCCCAACGAGACGCGGACCCTCATGTGGATCAACAAGGAGGCGTTCAACTGAGTCAGCTCCTCCACACACCAGATACCAAGCAGAGGACATCACTGAACCAGGACTACCTTTGAAGCATCAGCACCACAATAAAAGGACAGCCTTGTGTTAAAGGCAGGGATCAAGTCAGCGAGGGTCtggtatttgtgttgttttatctaaaaggggagaaaaataaGCTGTTTGCTATGCTGGTCTTGAactggtttttattttaaaactgcaCTCGAAGGCTTCACATGACGGTGAATAGGGAATAGTTTGAAAAGCAGGAGCTAGTATTCAGAACACAGTGACGTACGTTAGCTACACACTCACTggattaatacattttatatccaagggacagaacagagagaggatcTGACTTTAAAGTGCAGTTTCCTCTCAAGGAACGCTCCTGTGTCTGTCTTTAGCTCTTCAGTTTTCAATCCATCACGTTCTTTGTGGGCAGATTTCCTTTCAGCAATCAAACATCAAGCGAATGTGAAGCGCTGCAGAGTGTAGGGTTAAAAGAACAGGCGGACATTTTGTGAATAAAGCTTGTTTGCGACCTTATTCACAGTCAGATGAGATAAAAACTCCTGTTCAGACTGACGGCAAAAATccaatttttgttttgttatatcaagatatctaggcagcaaaaaaaacaatgaaacgtGGTTTTTGGAAGATTGGATAAAACCACACTTGAAGTGACTcacaatgcaacacaaaataacaacGTCAAATCCAGAGTCACAGCAGCTACGACACAGGGAACAACAGTCTGTGGATAATCTTGCTGAAAGAACCAGCTGACGAAGTTGGTGCTGTCAGGCCCGAAAAGTCTGATCTGATCTCAGTGTGGTCCATCTGTCTTAAAGATCTGATGGGTGAAAAATAATCTGATTGGCCTGCAGTCTGAACAAGGTTTAAAGATTCATATAAATTTCATCTCAGTTCAGTAGAGAGATGTGTCCAGGAggtgttagcctagcttagctcAAACTTAGCTTAgctcaaacactgaacactgataTCTGTacccctgctggaaaaaccagcatagaccagcaccagaacacaacatatgcacaagttgtgttttggtgctggtctacgCTCTCAACAAATACAGTTGCTTCAATGCTAACAGTTGCTAAAACTATGCTAACAGCTGCTTAATATTATATCTGCTAATGAAGATAATACATCATATaaagtttgtagttttgggaagGTGTATTTGTTCACCTTTGATGAAgctaggctagcagtttcctcctgcttccagtctttgtacTAAGCTAAGCTTAGCTAAGCTAAATGCTGGACCTACAGTATCTCTAGATGTGAAATTCATATCAGTCTCCTCATCTCACTCTGGAGAAGAAAGTGTTATTCacaaaatgtttccactgtTCCTTTTAggtggtttgtgttttgatCAATACCCCTCGATAATTAGATATTTATCGCAGCACAAGGTGGGAGGTAGTTATCAGTTAGCATGATGCTAGCTGCTGGAGACCAGGATGGAAGACATCTGTGGGTGGAGGACATATTTTACcttatttattaaatgtgtgtctgagagagaagagctgatgtgtgagagtgtgaacGTCATTGTGATAGTTTTGACTTTACTTATGTGTCATGTGCCGTGTTACTTAAAGGACAGATCCacctaaaacacacaaacactgttacTAGTTACATTTCCGTCTCTGTAAAATGGATCGAGCTCTTTCAGGTGAATTTCAGATGTTGTGACAGCAGATATTGGTctgaaactgatctgaaaagtGCTCTGGTGTCAGTCCATAGAAACCAGAGTTGGGTTAAGACCGGGAGGAACCAAACCTCACAGGAGGTGTGAGATGTAACAGTGTGAGTGAGCGGACGACGGTGGATTTTTAAAAGGTTTAGGTTGGTATTACTTTAAAattcaacaa includes:
- the cnrip1a gene encoding CB1 cannabinoid receptor-interacting protein 1a is translated as MDDVPPIINISISLRIQPNEGPVFFKVDGTRFGQSRTIKLLTGSKYKIEVVVKPGNVEATTMNIGGIVFPLEQQSRDEESVVYHAQYDTEGVPHTKSGDRQPVQVSMEFNKAGTFETVWQAKYYNYYKREHCQFGNKFSSIEYECKPNETRTLMWINKEAFN